One genomic segment of Paenibacillus sp. FSL H8-0332 includes these proteins:
- a CDS encoding VanZ family protein — protein MFQGKKSTAVWIGLWLYIVLTLFFLFVGFNRSSALPETGPRYRLAFDGIPLQFPGDGYSNIWVFNLGNYLAFVPFGLVIPLLVRCRFLPFLLVFLAAITGVELIQMVTHLGAFDINDIVINTLGAAVGYGAQRLIRRDRTTPRGLLKLLSSGAILTLIVYSAVSGINYYLDHGRGEIRALDQLPIEQGEIRWEETLSSFTVAQEQIEPALNLYSPDHPGLHEFSLRLDGQYKELAGNFGVPNDAIPAKGSGTSSLMISADGEELYSLDVNIAPGENQPLSFQVPLEGKQELTLTVKTDAADPRTHAVLWDLTLVEANAGQKLAAQLHRLLGGE, from the coding sequence ATGTTTCAAGGCAAAAAGAGCACCGCCGTCTGGATCGGCCTCTGGCTGTACATAGTCCTCACCTTATTTTTCTTGTTTGTCGGCTTCAACCGTTCATCGGCTCTGCCGGAGACGGGCCCCCGGTATCGCCTGGCCTTTGACGGAATTCCGTTGCAGTTTCCGGGCGACGGTTATTCGAATATTTGGGTCTTTAACCTAGGCAACTATCTGGCCTTCGTACCGTTCGGCCTCGTAATCCCGCTGCTGGTCCGCTGCCGCTTCCTGCCGTTCCTCTTAGTCTTCTTAGCAGCCATTACCGGGGTAGAGCTGATTCAGATGGTAACCCATTTGGGTGCGTTCGATATCAACGATATCGTCATTAATACGCTCGGTGCGGCTGTCGGCTACGGCGCCCAGCGGCTGATCCGCCGCGACCGGACAACGCCAAGAGGGCTACTCAAGCTCCTGTCGTCAGGCGCTATCTTGACGTTAATCGTCTACTCCGCCGTGAGCGGTATCAATTATTATCTGGATCATGGCCGCGGGGAGATCCGAGCGCTGGACCAGCTCCCTATTGAGCAGGGTGAAATACGGTGGGAAGAAACGCTCAGCAGCTTCACTGTAGCGCAGGAGCAGATTGAACCGGCGCTCAATCTCTATAGCCCTGATCATCCGGGACTCCACGAGTTCTCCCTGCGCCTGGATGGACAGTATAAGGAGTTAGCCGGGAATTTTGGCGTCCCTAACGATGCTATACCTGCTAAGGGCAGCGGCACCAGCAGCCTCATGATCAGCGCCGACGGAGAAGAGCTTTACTCCCTGGATGTGAATATCGCACCGGGCGAGAATCAGCCCCTGTCTTTTCAGGTGCCGCTTGAAGGCAAGCAAGAGCTGACCCTTACAGTCAAAACCGATGCTGCCGACCCGCGAACCCATGCGGTATTGTGGGACCTTACGCTCGTAGAGGCCAATGCCGGACAAAAGCTGGCAGCGCAGCTTCACCGGCTGCTGGGCGGGGAATAA
- a CDS encoding DUF4358 domain-containing protein — translation MLAGLKMKYLVVLSAVMILCGILIGCSSKKEGAKDVPVHTIEEHIKQAASMENMEKGDMNRLKKLYHLDADEVQDFVLYTAESNVEAEELAVIQVKQEHQAESVKEKIMKRIGAQEVKLKDYRPEQFYLVEKHVLKVKGRYILFTVSKDAEQIESAFSEALK, via the coding sequence ATGCTTGCTGGACTGAAAATGAAGTACCTGGTTGTCCTGTCTGCCGTCATGATCTTATGTGGCATTCTGATCGGATGCTCCAGTAAGAAGGAAGGCGCCAAAGACGTTCCCGTCCATACCATTGAGGAGCACATCAAGCAAGCGGCTTCTATGGAAAATATGGAAAAAGGGGATATGAACAGGCTTAAGAAGCTATACCATCTCGATGCAGATGAGGTTCAGGATTTTGTGCTGTATACGGCAGAATCGAACGTGGAAGCGGAGGAACTGGCTGTGATCCAAGTGAAACAAGAGCATCAAGCGGAAAGCGTTAAGGAAAAAATCATGAAAAGAATCGGGGCTCAAGAGGTCAAGCTGAAAGACTACCGTCCCGAGCAATTTTACCTCGTCGAAAAGCATGTATTAAAGGTCAAGGGCCGATATATTTTGTTTACGGTCTCCAAGGATGCCGAACAAATCGAAAGTGCGTTTAGCGAAGCTCTTAAATAA
- a CDS encoding DHHW family protein, giving the protein MKKYDQVYYRALAILLLMFTGAVLVINSLTPGKVLSESENRMLQQLPAFSLQTLGSGKFALEFEAYIADQFMERDFWIGLKSDADQRLGKKESNGVYIGKDGYLIQKFSPPEKGDLEDKMKAVQAFDQATPGLRKHMMLVPTAAAVLEDKLPPYASGGGERVYWDKIKASDLGDIQWIDVSPALEANKEQPIYYKTDHHWTTKGAFLAYRELGAPMGFTPKHEADFNIHQVTSQFYGSLYSKSGFRHLQPDSIELYDPKTPGNISVDYVDEQQSADSMYVMENLTKKDKYTVFFNGNHGLIRITTGNPDGRRLLIVKDSYANSLIPFLTTHFSEIDVIDLRYYEGDVLKLTEDRQIRDMLILYNIITFFEDPSIKSIADSVE; this is encoded by the coding sequence TTGAAGAAGTACGATCAGGTCTATTATCGCGCACTTGCCATTCTACTGCTGATGTTTACCGGAGCGGTATTGGTTATCAACTCTCTGACCCCGGGTAAAGTATTGTCCGAATCAGAGAACCGGATGCTGCAGCAGCTCCCGGCATTCTCGCTTCAAACCTTAGGATCAGGCAAGTTTGCTTTAGAATTTGAAGCGTATATAGCGGATCAGTTTATGGAGAGGGACTTTTGGATTGGACTAAAATCCGATGCGGACCAGAGATTGGGGAAAAAAGAGAGCAACGGGGTATACATCGGCAAGGACGGGTACCTGATTCAAAAATTTTCTCCTCCCGAAAAAGGAGATTTGGAAGACAAGATGAAAGCCGTTCAAGCATTTGATCAGGCTACGCCTGGTCTACGCAAACATATGATGCTCGTGCCGACAGCCGCTGCCGTGCTTGAGGATAAATTGCCGCCCTATGCTTCCGGTGGTGGTGAGAGGGTCTATTGGGACAAGATAAAGGCTTCTGATCTCGGGGACATTCAATGGATCGATGTTTCCCCCGCGCTGGAGGCGAACAAAGAGCAGCCGATCTATTACAAAACAGACCATCACTGGACGACCAAAGGCGCTTTCCTTGCCTACCGGGAGCTGGGCGCGCCAATGGGTTTTACACCCAAGCACGAAGCCGATTTCAACATTCATCAAGTCACCAGTCAGTTCTATGGATCTTTGTATTCGAAAAGCGGGTTTAGGCACTTACAGCCGGATTCCATTGAGCTATATGATCCAAAAACACCGGGGAACATTTCCGTGGATTATGTCGACGAACAGCAAAGTGCGGATTCGATGTACGTGATGGAAAATCTCACCAAGAAGGATAAATACACTGTATTTTTTAATGGGAATCATGGCTTGATCCGCATAACAACCGGCAATCCAGATGGAAGAAGGCTGCTTATTGTTAAGGATTCGTATGCAAACAGCCTGATCCCTTTTTTAACCACGCATTTTAGCGAAATTGATGTGATAGATCTCAGATATTATGAGGGGGATGTACTGAAACTTACGGAAGACCGGCAAATCCGCGACATGTTGATTTTGTATAATATCATTACATTTTTTGAAGATCCATCCATTAAATCAATAGCGGATTCTGTAGAATAA
- a CDS encoding MBOAT family protein: MVFSSLIFLFLFLPVTLLIYYISPMRIRNAILLAASLIFYAWGEPVYIVLMIFSTVFDYVNGILIDNYRHRKVIAQGVLILSMIGSLGILGFFKYAGFVCDTIHSLFNLHLQAADLPLPVGISFYTFQTMSYVNDVYRGKVSVQKNLISFGTYVTMFPQLVAGPIVKYEDIAGQLVHRKVTLDRFGEGAELFIRGLAKKVLLANNIGLLWTSVKGVPAGELSVLSAWLGIIAFTFQIYFDFSGYSDMARGLGRMFGFEFMKNFDYPYISRSVTEFWRRWHISLGAWFREYIYIPLGGNRVGMLKQLRNLAVVWFITGLWHGASWNFIIWGLYFGLFVTIEKWFLLKQLQRFPAFVSHVYTLMIVIIGWVFFEFEHLPAAMTFIGTMFGTGAHGFVDNRSLYDLSTNALLLLLLVVCATPYPRTALTHIRTRFARSGTLAAFAVYVLFIVASTAYLVNATYNPFLYFRF; the protein is encoded by the coding sequence TTGGTCTTTAGCAGCCTTATATTTTTATTCCTCTTTCTGCCGGTCACCCTGCTGATCTACTATATCTCGCCCATGAGGATTAGAAATGCTATTCTGCTCGCCGCAAGCCTGATCTTCTATGCATGGGGCGAGCCCGTCTACATTGTCCTCATGATCTTCTCGACGGTATTCGACTATGTGAACGGGATCCTGATCGATAATTACAGGCATCGTAAGGTGATTGCACAGGGAGTATTGATCCTGTCCATGATTGGGAGCCTGGGGATTCTTGGCTTCTTTAAATACGCGGGTTTCGTCTGCGACACTATCCATTCGTTGTTCAACCTGCACTTGCAGGCAGCAGATCTTCCGCTTCCGGTGGGAATATCCTTCTACACGTTCCAGACGATGTCTTACGTTAACGACGTTTATCGGGGGAAAGTGAGTGTTCAGAAGAACCTGATCTCCTTCGGCACCTACGTGACGATGTTCCCGCAGCTTGTAGCGGGACCGATCGTGAAATACGAAGATATTGCGGGGCAGCTTGTTCACCGTAAAGTAACGTTGGACCGTTTTGGCGAAGGGGCGGAACTGTTTATCAGAGGACTTGCGAAAAAAGTATTGCTTGCCAACAATATCGGTTTGCTGTGGACAAGTGTCAAAGGGGTGCCTGCGGGAGAACTATCGGTACTTTCTGCATGGCTCGGCATAATCGCCTTCACGTTTCAAATCTATTTCGATTTTAGCGGGTATTCGGATATGGCACGTGGTCTGGGCAGAATGTTCGGGTTCGAATTTATGAAGAACTTTGACTATCCTTATATTTCCAGAAGCGTCACGGAATTTTGGCGGAGATGGCATATTTCGCTCGGTGCCTGGTTCCGTGAGTATATCTACATCCCGCTCGGCGGGAACCGGGTGGGGATGCTGAAGCAGCTGAGAAACTTGGCGGTTGTATGGTTTATAACCGGATTATGGCATGGAGCGAGCTGGAATTTTATCATTTGGGGCTTATATTTCGGTCTTTTTGTCACCATCGAAAAGTGGTTTCTCTTGAAACAGCTTCAGCGCTTTCCAGCCTTTGTAAGCCATGTCTACACCCTGATGATCGTGATCATCGGCTGGGTATTTTTCGAATTTGAACATTTGCCTGCAGCCATGACATTTATCGGAACGATGTTTGGCACTGGAGCACATGGGTTCGTGGACAACCGGTCGCTCTATGATCTGTCGACGAACGCCCTGCTGCTGCTGCTCTTGGTGGTTTGTGCCACGCCGTATCCCCGTACAGCACTGACCCATATCAGAACCAGGTTTGCCCGATCCGGCACGCTTGCCGCTTTCGCCGTCTACGTCCTCTTCATAGTGGCATCAACAGCATATCTGGTCAATGCAACGTACAATCCATTCTTATACTTTCGTTTTTAA